The following are encoded together in the Daucus carota subsp. sativus chromosome 5, DH1 v3.0, whole genome shotgun sequence genome:
- the LOC108221049 gene encoding coatomer subunit beta'-3, with the protein MSQTIKIQNEFERPSERVKCVDLHPTQPWALLSLYSGTVCIWNYQSQETEKSFKITESPVRCAKFIRAKDWFVAGADDKMIHVYNYSTEEKIKEFEAHTDYIRSLDVHPSLPYVLSSSDDKLIKLWDWEKGWECTQTFEGHDHYVMQAVFNPKETNTFASASLDAKTMIWNLGSPDPKHVLEGHSKGVNTVEFFVTGDKSFVVTGSDDFTAKVWDYQTGTCLHTLEGHTNNVTSLRVLPNVPNGPLIITGSEDATIRVWNATTYRVEKTIISKFGRVWTIGCMTSSAQIVAGCDQGTIIGEVIYAST; encoded by the exons TCCAACACAACCATG GGCTCTGCTAAGTTTATACTCTGGAACTGTGTGCATTTGGAACTATCAGTCCCAA GAAACAGAGAAGTCCTTTAAAATCACAGAATCACCAG TAAGATGTGCAAAGTTTATACGTGCAAAGGATTGGTTTGTCGCGGGAGCTGATGACAAAATGATTCACGTGTACAACTACAGCACAGAAGAAAAGATTAAGGAATTTGAAGCGCACACAGACTATATCAGGTCACTGGATGTGCATCCTAGCCTTCCATACGTGCTGTCATCGTCTGATGACAAGCTCATCAAGCTCTGGGACTGGGAGAAAGGTTGGGAATGCACTCAAACTTTCGAGGGACATGATCATTATGTTATGCAAGCAGTATTTAATCCGAAAGAGACCAATACCTTTGCTAGCGCGTCCCTTGATGCTAAAACAATGATATGGAATCTTGGATCTCCTGATCCTAAGCATGTGCTGGAGGGCCATTCCAAAGGAGTTAATACTGTTGAATTCTTCGTTACTGGAGATAAATCATTTGTCGTCACAGGCTCTGATGATTTTACTGCTAAG GTGTGGGACTATCAAACTGGAACTTGCCTTCATACGCTAGAAGGCCATACTAACAATGTCACTTCCCTCCGTGTTCTTCCCAACGTTCCCAATGGGCCACTAATAATCACAGGATCAGAAGATGCAACGATTCGCGTATGGAATGCCACAACTTACAG GGTGGAGAAGACAATAATCAGCAAATTCGGAAGAGTTTGGACAATTGGATGCATGACAAGTTCAGCTCA GATTGTAGCTGGTTGTGATCAAGGAACCATCATAGGAGAAGTTATATATGCTTCAACTTGA